The Falco peregrinus isolate bFalPer1 chromosome 1, bFalPer1.pri, whole genome shotgun sequence genome has a window encoding:
- the LZTS2 gene encoding leucine zipper putative tumor suppressor 2 — MAEERPREMEFGTSAELGGGNSCNISWGGAAGRGAAREGGSGAAGPAELCLQCGGQSGPDGWAAAGEAACVPLLAGGPPAMAIVQTLPVPLEAAAEGAAQLHTTAHSPTTTMGSVGSLLPSRPRHDHASQPCDEEPPSTSFRKQEGLLRVTPRDPLSPEEPRVAMPGVAHAYANGGFCSDWLDAPSPTSPCSDSDEPRDDQALSDHLRGPPPKLVPVSGKLEENVEKTLIRPMAFKPVVPKLRSAQSGTRPGLSESQVSLTHLLAAEKPSSLSCHASTLSDSGRNSLSSLPTYSTGCSQHPEVGALPATPHGPPDPPGGCRPSNSDSGRSSSSKSTGSLSGQGRPSSESGSCGRSPLPGEEAMLVRELEDKLREREAELQLLRDSLDENEVAICQVYEEKQRRCEQELEGLRQRCAAQARQAAQAAQRGQQVLQLQVLQLQQEKKQLQEDFAQLLQERELLERRCASFQRERTELAPRLEETKWEVCQKSGEISLLKQQLKEAQAELAQRGAELLGLRAQLREARAQLQVGERRAQGLQEAARLKALELEVCANELQRRKSEADLFRAKAGRLEQEVAGLREAARGRCPPPSEGYPPPSEGCPQPGEEPRGTVGLRRQLERLRAEVALERQRGQEQQDAFEQERGTWLGEKERVIRYQKQLQYSYIQMYRRNRRLEQRLQHLRLQGEDPLPEPCDPPGPDPPFEEITATEI, encoded by the exons ATGGCAGAGGAGCGTCCCAGGGAAATGGAG TTTGGGACTTCTGCGGAGCTAGGGGGTGGCAATAGCTGCAACATCTCATG gggcggggcggcggggcgcggcgcggcgcgggagggcggcagcggggccgcg GGGCCGGCGGAGCTGTGTTTGCAGTGCGGGGGCCAGAGTGGACCGGACGGATGGGCAGCAGCTGGCGag GCTGCCTGCGTGCCCCTGCTTGCCGGGGgcccccctgccatggccaTCGTGCAGACGCTGCCTGTGCCTCTcgaggctgctgctgagggggCTGCGcagctccacaccactgcccaCTCGCCCACCACCACCATGGGCAGCGTCggcagcctcctgcccagccggccccgCCATGACCATGCCAGCCAGCCCTGCGACGAGGAGCCACCCAGCACCTCCTTCCGCAAGCAGGAGGGGCTGCTCCGGGTCACCCCCCGGGACCCCCTGTCACCTGAGGAGCCCCGCGTGGCCATGCCTGGGGTCGCCCATGCCTACGCCAATGGGGGCTTCTGCAGTGACTGGCTAGATgccccctctcccaccagccCTTGCAGTGACTCGGATGAGCCCCGCGATGACCAGGCCCTGAGTGATCACCTCCGGGGGCCACCCCCCAAGCTCGTCCCTGTCTCTGGCAAGCTGGAGGAG AACGTGGAGAAGACCCTGATCCGCCCCATGGCCTTCAAGCCGGTAGTACCCAAGCTCCGGAGTGCCCAGTCAGGCACGCGTCCCGGGCTCTCGGAGAGCCAGGTGAGCCTCACCCACTTGCTGGCTGCCGAGAAGCCCAGCTCTCTGAGCTGCCATGCCAGCACCCTCTCAGACTCGGGGCGCAACTcgctctccagcctgcccacctacagcacaggctgcagccagcaccccGAGGTGGGCGCCCTGCCGGCCACCCCCCACGGTCCCCCTGACCCCCCGGGGGGCTGCCGCCCCTCCAACTCGGACAGCGGGCGCTCGTCCTCCAGCAAGAGCACGGGCTCGCTGAGTGGCCAGGGCCGGCCCTCCTCAGAGAGCGGCTCCTGCGGCCGCTCCCCCCTGCCCGGCGAGGAGGCCATGCTGGTGCGGGAGCTGGAGGACAAGCTGCGGGAGAGGGAAGCCGAGTTGCAGCTCCTGCGTGACAGCCTGGATGAGAATGAGGTGGCCATCTGCCAG gtGTATGAGGAGAAGCAGCGGCGCTgcgagcaggagctggaggggctgcGGCAGCGCTGTGCAGCCCAGGCACGgcaggcagcccaggcagcGCAGCGGGGGCAGCAGgtcctgcagctccaggtgctgcagctgcagcaggagaagaagcagctgcaggaggactttgcccagctgctgcaggagcggGAGCTGCTGGAGCGTCGCTGCGCCTCTTTCCAGCGTGAGCGCACTGAGCTGGCACCCCGGCTGGAGGAGACCAAGTGGGAG GTGTGCCAGAAGTCAGGGGAGATCTcactgctgaagcagcagctgaaggaggcGCAGGCAGAGTTGGCGCAGCGGGGGGCCgagctgctggggctgcgggCTCAGCTGCGGGAGGCGCGGGCGCAGCTGCAGGTGGGTGAGCGGCGggcgcaggggctgcaggaggccgCCCGCCTGAAAGCGCTGGAGCTGGAGGTCTGCGCCAACGAACTGCAGCGGCGCAAGAGCGAGGCCGACCTCTTCCGTGCCAAAGCTGGCCGGCTTGAGCAGGAGGTGGCGGGGCTGCGTGAAGCTGCCCGCGGGCGATGCCCCCCACCCAGCGAGGGGTACCCCCCACCCAGTGAGGGATGTCCCCAGCCTGGCGAGGAGCCCCGGGGTACTGTGGGGCTGCGGCGGCAGCTGGAACGGCTGCGTGCAGAGGTGGCCCTGGAGCGGCagcgtgggcaggagcagcaggatgcCTTTGAGCAGGAACGTGGCACGTGGCTGGGTGAGAAGGAGCGGGTCATCCGCTACCAGAAGCAGCTGCAATACAGCTACATCCAGATGTACCGCCGCAACCGACGGCTCGAGCAGCGGCTCCAGCATCTCCGGCTCCAGGGCGAGGACCCCCTGCCCGAGCCCTGCGACCCCCCTGGCCCTGACCCACCCTTCGAGGAGATCACAGCCACCGAGATCTGA
- the PDZD7 gene encoding PDZ domain-containing protein 7 isoform X2, with the protein MAQSWDMAYSGMTAGSWSRSSSSEASLAPHCLLSKQSRLLNGAARGSRAPSPMGRVILINTPIEASSNESDIINAITVEKSMDGKLGFSVRGGSEHGLGIFVSKVEEGSAAEQAGLCVGDKITEVNSVSLENITMSSAVKVLTGNNRLRMVVRRMGRVPGIKFSKEKTAWVDVVNRRLVVEKSGSTPSESGSEDGLRRIVHLYTTSDDYCLGFNIRGGREFGLGIYVSKVDPGGLAEQNGIRVGDQVLAANGVKFEDISHSKAVEVLKGQTHIMLTIKETGRFPAYKEMVAEYCWLSRLTNGQLQQLSQASETSSSISSYSSGPVPGAVNGLGMATPGPPARTVDVAISTEDGPRRGWVREHAERAMQTEPAAEGLPEMRRTVRPPELLRDTAIRGQGAHEPPATHPRRTFTHSPKTALLLALSRPRQPITRSQSDLTVAEEKRKKEKPEGQGARGTPPGLHRSKTLVNLFFKGGRATTHSWAPPSQEPSASDRRARAKSLGRPDGDREKSRRASILGPMGFATLQPNGSDPEARLPHIQDTATRLLSPDEVTAVLRHCSRYLHEGSVEDLVRPLLAILDRPEKVLLLRDVRSVVAPTDLGRFDSMVMPLELEAFDALKSRSVHSPALRPAHHDVPPKRHLITPVPDYRGGFLLKPVGAPEPEEAGGLQASPARLRASPSPRRLHPRTYTPLPDVPVDAYACTSHPPPAAGPRPPNWLLAEPPPGEGHGHSRSPRPTWHREPPRTAPDRGAEVLGRPRRARSPLAPLFGGPGGERGAGAATNGPGDAGGEEEEEEEYRLLTVTLSKLKHSLGISISGGIESRAQPVVKIEKIFPGGAAFLSGILKAGQELVSVDGESLQNVTHQRAVDIIRQAYRNKAKEPMELVVRVPGAPQE; encoded by the exons ATGGCCCAGAGCTGGGACATGGCATACTCGGGGATGACGGCAGGCAGCTGGTCGCGGAGCTCCAGCAGCGAGGCCAGCCTGGCTCCCCACTGCCTCCTCAGCAAGCAGAGCCGCCTGCTCAACGGGGCCGCCCGGGGCAGCCGAGCCCCGTCCCCCATGGGCCGCGTCATCCTCATCAACACTCCCATCGAAG CTAGCAGCAATGAGAGCGACATCATCAACGCCATCACAGTGGAGAAGAGCATGGACGGCAAGCTGGGCTTCAGTGTCCGCGGTGGCTCTGAGCATGGGCTGGGCATCTTTGTCAGCAAAGTGGAGGAGGGCAGCGCTGCTG agcaggctgggctgtgtgttGGTGACAAGATCACGGAGGTGAACAGTGTGAGCCTGGAGAACATCACCATGAGCAGTGCTGTCAAGGTCCTCACTGGTAACAACCGCCTCCGCATGGTGGTCCGGCGGATGGGCCGTGTGCCAGGCATCAAGTTCTCCAAGGAGAAGACAGCATG GGTGGACGTGGTGAACAGGCGCCTGGTGGTGGAGAAAAGCGGCTCAACACCATCAGAGAGTGGCTCCGAGGATGGACTGCGGCGCATCGTCCACCTCTACACCACCTCCGACGACTACTGCCTGGGCTTCAACATCCGCGGCGGCAGGGAGTTCGGCCTCGGCATCTACGTCTCCAA GGTGGACCCCGGGGGCCTGGCAGAGCAGAACGGCATTCGGGTGGGAGACCAAGTCCTTGCAGCCAACGGAGTCAAGTTTGAAGACATAAGCCATAGCAAGGCAGTGGAGGTGCTCAAGGGACAGACCCACATCATGCTGACCATTAAG GAGACGGGCCGGTTCCCTGCCTACAAGGAGATGGTGGCCGAGTACTGCTGGCTCAGTCGCT TGACCAATGGGCAGTTACAGCAGCTGTCTCAGGCCTCAGAGACCAgctcctccatctcctcctaCTCTTCGGGGCCAGTGCCGGGGGCAGTGAACGGGCTGGGGATGGCCACCCCGGGGCCCCCTGCCCGCACCGTGGACGTGGCCATCTCCACAGAGGACGGGCCACGGCGGGGCTGGGTGCGGGAGCACGCTGAGCGGGCCATGCAGACTGAACCGGCTgccgaggggctgccagagATGCGGCGCACGGTGCGGCCCCCTGAGCTGCTGCGGGACACGGCCATCCGGGGCCAGGGTGCCCACGagccccctgccacccacccacGCCGGACCTTCACCCACTCGCCCAAGACAGCGCTGCTGCTGGCGCTGAGCCGGCCCCGACAGCCCATCACGCGCTCCCAGAGCGACCTCACCGTCGCCG AGGAGAAGCGGAAGAAGGAGAAGCCAGAGGGACAGGGGGCACGGGGAACCCCCCCGGGGCTGCACCGCTCCAAGACCCTTGTCAATCTCTTCTTCAAGGGGGGCCGTGCCACCACCCACAGCTGGGccccccccagccaggagcCCTCCGCCTCCGACCGCCGGGCACGCGCCAAGTCCCTGGGGCGCCCCGATGGGGACAGAG AGAAAAGCCGGCGTGCCAGCATCCTGGGTCCCATGGGCTttgccaccctgcagcccaaTGGCAGTGACCCCGAGGCCCGGCTCCCGCACATCCAGGACACCGCCACACGCCTCCTCAGCCCCGACGAGGTGACAGCCGTGCTCCGCCACTGCTCCCGG TACCTGCACGAGGGCAGCGTGGAGGATTTGGTGCGGCCACTGCTAGCCATCCTGGACCGGCCTGAGAAGGTCCTGCTGCTGCGAGATGTGAG GAGCGTGGTGGCCCCCACAGACCTGGGCCGGTTTGACAGCATGGTGATGCCCCTGGAGCTGGAAGCCTTCGACGCCCTGAAAAGCCGCTCAG TGCACTCACCTGCCCTCCGCCCAGCCCACCATGACGTCCCCCCCAAGAGACACCTCATCACACCAGTGCCTG ACTATCGGGGAGGGTTCCTGCTGAAGCCGGTGGGGGCCCCAGAGCCGGAGgaagctggggggctgcaggcaagCCCAGCCCGGCTGCgggcctcccccagcccccgccggcTTCACCCCCGCACCTACACCCCGCTCCCCGACGTGCCAGTGGATGCCTACGCCTGCACCAGCCACCCCCCACCTGCCGCTGGCCCCCGTCCCCCCAACTGGCTGCTGGCCGAGCCCCCGCCGGGTGAGGGGCACGGGCATTCGCGCAGTCCCCGGCCCACCTGGCACAGGGAGCCCCCCAGGACAGCGCCCGACAGAGGGGCTGAGGTGCTGGGGAGGCCCCGGCGGGCACGATCCCCCCTCGCACCTCTCTTTGGGGGGCCAGGGGGTGagaggggggctggggcagccaccaatggccctggggatgctggcggggaggaagaagaggaggaggagtatCGGCTGCTCACCGTCACCCTCTCCAAGCTGAAGCACTCACTGG GGATCAGCATCTCTGGCGGCATCGAGTCAAGAGCGCAGCCTGTTGTGAAGATCGAGAAGATCTTCCCTGGAGGAGCCGCCTTCCTCAGTGGCATCCTCAAG gctgggcaggaaCTGGTGTCAGTGGATGGTGAGAGCCTGCAGAACGTCACCCACCAGCGGGCTGTGGACATCATCCGCCAGGCCTACCGCAACAAAGCCAAGGAGCCCATGGAGCTGGTGGTGCgggtgcctggagccccccagGAGTGA
- the PDZD7 gene encoding PDZ domain-containing protein 7 isoform X1, which yields MAQSWDMAYSGMTAGSWSRSSSSEASLAPHCLLSKQSRLLNGAARGSRAPSPMGRVILINTPIEASSNESDIINAITVEKSMDGKLGFSVRGGSEHGLGIFVSKVEEGSAAEQAGLCVGDKITEVNSVSLENITMSSAVKVLTGNNRLRMVVRRMGRVPGIKFSKEKTAWVDVVNRRLVVEKSGSTPSESGSEDGLRRIVHLYTTSDDYCLGFNIRGGREFGLGIYVSKVDPGGLAEQNGIRVGDQVLAANGVKFEDISHSKAVEVLKGQTHIMLTIKETGRFPAYKEMVAEYCWLSRLTNGQLQQLSQASETSSSISSYSSGPVPGAVNGLGMATPGPPARTVDVAISTEDGPRRGWVREHAERAMQTEPAAEGLPEMRRTVRPPELLRDTAIRGQGAHEPPATHPRRTFTHSPKTALLLALSRPRQPITRSQSDLTVAEEKRKKEKPEGQGARGTPPGLHRSKTLVNLFFKGGRATTHSWAPPSQEPSASDRRARAKSLGRPDGDRVGAVQKFVIRSLKREKSRRASILGPMGFATLQPNGSDPEARLPHIQDTATRLLSPDEVTAVLRHCSRYLHEGSVEDLVRPLLAILDRPEKVLLLRDVRSVVAPTDLGRFDSMVMPLELEAFDALKSRSVHSPALRPAHHDVPPKRHLITPVPDYRGGFLLKPVGAPEPEEAGGLQASPARLRASPSPRRLHPRTYTPLPDVPVDAYACTSHPPPAAGPRPPNWLLAEPPPGEGHGHSRSPRPTWHREPPRTAPDRGAEVLGRPRRARSPLAPLFGGPGGERGAGAATNGPGDAGGEEEEEEEYRLLTVTLSKLKHSLGISISGGIESRAQPVVKIEKIFPGGAAFLSGILKAGQELVSVDGESLQNVTHQRAVDIIRQAYRNKAKEPMELVVRVPGAPQE from the exons ATGGCCCAGAGCTGGGACATGGCATACTCGGGGATGACGGCAGGCAGCTGGTCGCGGAGCTCCAGCAGCGAGGCCAGCCTGGCTCCCCACTGCCTCCTCAGCAAGCAGAGCCGCCTGCTCAACGGGGCCGCCCGGGGCAGCCGAGCCCCGTCCCCCATGGGCCGCGTCATCCTCATCAACACTCCCATCGAAG CTAGCAGCAATGAGAGCGACATCATCAACGCCATCACAGTGGAGAAGAGCATGGACGGCAAGCTGGGCTTCAGTGTCCGCGGTGGCTCTGAGCATGGGCTGGGCATCTTTGTCAGCAAAGTGGAGGAGGGCAGCGCTGCTG agcaggctgggctgtgtgttGGTGACAAGATCACGGAGGTGAACAGTGTGAGCCTGGAGAACATCACCATGAGCAGTGCTGTCAAGGTCCTCACTGGTAACAACCGCCTCCGCATGGTGGTCCGGCGGATGGGCCGTGTGCCAGGCATCAAGTTCTCCAAGGAGAAGACAGCATG GGTGGACGTGGTGAACAGGCGCCTGGTGGTGGAGAAAAGCGGCTCAACACCATCAGAGAGTGGCTCCGAGGATGGACTGCGGCGCATCGTCCACCTCTACACCACCTCCGACGACTACTGCCTGGGCTTCAACATCCGCGGCGGCAGGGAGTTCGGCCTCGGCATCTACGTCTCCAA GGTGGACCCCGGGGGCCTGGCAGAGCAGAACGGCATTCGGGTGGGAGACCAAGTCCTTGCAGCCAACGGAGTCAAGTTTGAAGACATAAGCCATAGCAAGGCAGTGGAGGTGCTCAAGGGACAGACCCACATCATGCTGACCATTAAG GAGACGGGCCGGTTCCCTGCCTACAAGGAGATGGTGGCCGAGTACTGCTGGCTCAGTCGCT TGACCAATGGGCAGTTACAGCAGCTGTCTCAGGCCTCAGAGACCAgctcctccatctcctcctaCTCTTCGGGGCCAGTGCCGGGGGCAGTGAACGGGCTGGGGATGGCCACCCCGGGGCCCCCTGCCCGCACCGTGGACGTGGCCATCTCCACAGAGGACGGGCCACGGCGGGGCTGGGTGCGGGAGCACGCTGAGCGGGCCATGCAGACTGAACCGGCTgccgaggggctgccagagATGCGGCGCACGGTGCGGCCCCCTGAGCTGCTGCGGGACACGGCCATCCGGGGCCAGGGTGCCCACGagccccctgccacccacccacGCCGGACCTTCACCCACTCGCCCAAGACAGCGCTGCTGCTGGCGCTGAGCCGGCCCCGACAGCCCATCACGCGCTCCCAGAGCGACCTCACCGTCGCCG AGGAGAAGCGGAAGAAGGAGAAGCCAGAGGGACAGGGGGCACGGGGAACCCCCCCGGGGCTGCACCGCTCCAAGACCCTTGTCAATCTCTTCTTCAAGGGGGGCCGTGCCACCACCCACAGCTGGGccccccccagccaggagcCCTCCGCCTCCGACCGCCGGGCACGCGCCAAGTCCCTGGGGCGCCCCGATGGGGACAGAG TAGGTGCTGTGCAGAAGTTTGTCATCCGGAGCCTGAAGCGGG AGAAAAGCCGGCGTGCCAGCATCCTGGGTCCCATGGGCTttgccaccctgcagcccaaTGGCAGTGACCCCGAGGCCCGGCTCCCGCACATCCAGGACACCGCCACACGCCTCCTCAGCCCCGACGAGGTGACAGCCGTGCTCCGCCACTGCTCCCGG TACCTGCACGAGGGCAGCGTGGAGGATTTGGTGCGGCCACTGCTAGCCATCCTGGACCGGCCTGAGAAGGTCCTGCTGCTGCGAGATGTGAG GAGCGTGGTGGCCCCCACAGACCTGGGCCGGTTTGACAGCATGGTGATGCCCCTGGAGCTGGAAGCCTTCGACGCCCTGAAAAGCCGCTCAG TGCACTCACCTGCCCTCCGCCCAGCCCACCATGACGTCCCCCCCAAGAGACACCTCATCACACCAGTGCCTG ACTATCGGGGAGGGTTCCTGCTGAAGCCGGTGGGGGCCCCAGAGCCGGAGgaagctggggggctgcaggcaagCCCAGCCCGGCTGCgggcctcccccagcccccgccggcTTCACCCCCGCACCTACACCCCGCTCCCCGACGTGCCAGTGGATGCCTACGCCTGCACCAGCCACCCCCCACCTGCCGCTGGCCCCCGTCCCCCCAACTGGCTGCTGGCCGAGCCCCCGCCGGGTGAGGGGCACGGGCATTCGCGCAGTCCCCGGCCCACCTGGCACAGGGAGCCCCCCAGGACAGCGCCCGACAGAGGGGCTGAGGTGCTGGGGAGGCCCCGGCGGGCACGATCCCCCCTCGCACCTCTCTTTGGGGGGCCAGGGGGTGagaggggggctggggcagccaccaatggccctggggatgctggcggggaggaagaagaggaggaggagtatCGGCTGCTCACCGTCACCCTCTCCAAGCTGAAGCACTCACTGG GGATCAGCATCTCTGGCGGCATCGAGTCAAGAGCGCAGCCTGTTGTGAAGATCGAGAAGATCTTCCCTGGAGGAGCCGCCTTCCTCAGTGGCATCCTCAAG gctgggcaggaaCTGGTGTCAGTGGATGGTGAGAGCCTGCAGAACGTCACCCACCAGCGGGCTGTGGACATCATCCGCCAGGCCTACCGCAACAAAGCCAAGGAGCCCATGGAGCTGGTGGTGCgggtgcctggagccccccagGAGTGA